The following proteins are co-located in the Piscirickettsia litoralis genome:
- a CDS encoding DUF3865 domain-containing protein: MQQDKFKQISNDLMIFKKNVFLANEFDHNPIAKSHKQFNQDQIAFFIQQWALVANRYITNLVQIEKTISNDGWEIVVTMIQEIIADELGRHTQGATHYEVLTQGLNETLSVDFSHLTPSKTTETLFKKMDHILSKQTPYIIGTLYAIEAKAIDELLMFKQLMLSLSKNNLSKTMQIFLDGHINEWEITHLENLNNSIYKYLIPEDYDKFRSGFEDILLALNAWWININQETLRSQETTTA, from the coding sequence ATGCAACAAGATAAGTTTAAACAAATCTCAAATGACCTGATGATATTTAAAAAGAATGTATTCTTAGCCAATGAATTCGACCACAACCCCATTGCAAAGTCACACAAACAGTTTAATCAAGATCAAATCGCTTTTTTTATTCAGCAATGGGCACTTGTTGCCAACCGCTATATTACTAATTTAGTCCAAATTGAAAAAACGATTAGTAACGATGGCTGGGAAATTGTTGTTACGATGATTCAAGAAATCATCGCTGACGAACTTGGCCGTCATACCCAAGGTGCGACTCACTATGAAGTATTGACCCAAGGCCTTAATGAAACACTAAGTGTTGATTTTAGCCATTTGACTCCATCAAAAACAACAGAAACTCTTTTTAAGAAAATGGACCATATTCTCTCCAAACAAACGCCTTATATCATTGGAACACTCTATGCGATAGAAGCAAAAGCCATCGATGAACTGCTCATGTTTAAACAGCTCATGCTTTCTTTGTCTAAAAATAACCTTTCCAAAACAATGCAGATTTTTCTTGATGGCCATATCAATGAATGGGAAATTACTCATCTGGAAAACCTAAATAATAGCATCTATAAGTACCTGATCCCTGAAGATTACGATAAATTTCGTTCAGGGTTTGAAGATATCCTTCTAGCACTTAATGCTTGGTGGATTAATATTAACCAAGAGACTTTAAGGTCACAAGAAACGACAACCGCCTAA
- a CDS encoding response regulator: MSKPCLNLLLVEDSTEDQMLVKLALKKVIFPYNLIIKSDGEQALEHLINNKNPENAMLLDINLPKINGFELLETIQQIHQGSHYKPIYTVIFTTSKSNADKKRAESLSVDGYFEKPDQLQYYIDLLNNIYQKIFTD; the protein is encoded by the coding sequence ATGAGCAAGCCTTGTCTTAACCTTCTTCTCGTTGAAGACAGCACCGAAGACCAGATGCTTGTTAAACTCGCCTTAAAAAAAGTAATATTTCCCTACAACTTAATCATTAAAAGTGATGGGGAACAAGCATTAGAACACCTGATCAATAATAAAAATCCAGAAAATGCAATGCTCTTAGACATCAATTTACCTAAAATCAATGGCTTTGAGCTACTCGAAACAATACAACAAATTCACCAAGGCTCACACTACAAACCAATTTACACAGTGATTTTCACCACATCCAAATCAAACGCAGATAAAAAGCGCGCAGAGTCTCTAAGCGTAGACGGCTATTTTGAAAAACCTGATCAACTTCAGTATTATATCGACCTCCTCAACAACATCTATCAAAAAATTTTCACCGACTAA